The following is a genomic window from Deinococcus aerolatus.
CTGGACCACCTGACCCCCGAGGATCTGACCCGTCCGCTGACCATCCGGGGCGAGGTGCATACCGTGCTGGAGGCCATTCAACGGCAGGTAGCCCATTACAGCGGACACGTCTACCAGCTGATCCTGCTGGTCCGGACCCTGCGCGGCCAGGCCTGGCAGACCCTCAGCATCGCGCGTGGCGGGTCGGCGGCCTACAACGCGGCCCGGTTGTCTGAATCCGGCGGGAGCGGCTAGGGCGGGCGCCATTTCAGTCTGTGTCTGCTCCAGCCTGTTTTCTGAAACAGTGGATGGACCTCGGCTGGGCGCGGTGGGTTGACCGCCTGTTCAGGCGCTTCGCGTCACGATTCGTCCTCGCATTGGTCACCACTGAGCTGAAGGTCGTTCATCCTGACATGCAGGTGGACCCGCCGCGCCCAGCCTCTGCACGGTAGACGTGTCTCTTCCGGCGTGCCGCAGTCGGCCCGGCACGAAAGGCCGTCCGGATGACGTGACCCCATGAGACCTGACCGCTTGAACGGCGTTCCAATCGGGCCGCGCCGGATGCCCACTCCACTAGGCTGTCGTCATGCGGATCCTGGTCACCGGCGCAACGGGCTTTCTGGGCGGTGTTACTGCCCGTGAGCTGGTGCGGCACGGTCACACGGTCATGGGACTGGGCCGTAACGCGGCCAGGGGAGCGGCCCTGGAAGCCGACGGTGTGCGTTTCATGCAGGCCGATCTGCGGACCCCTGCCGAGTGGCTGCCCGCTCTAAATGGCACAGACGCCGTGCTGCACGCGGCCGCCCGTTCCACCCTGTGGGGCCGGTGGCCCGACTTCATGGCGGACAACGTCACGGTCAGCCGCGAGGTGGCGCGGGCCTGTGCGGCGCGGGGGCTGCGGCTGGTCCACATCAGCACGCCCAGCGTGTACAACGCCATGCGGCTCTCGCACCACGTGCCGGAGACCACGCCGGTTGGCCCGCGCTTCGACAGCCTGTACGCTCACAGCAAATACCTGGCCGAGCTGGAGGTCACGCTGGCCCACCCGGAAGCCACCATGCTGCGCCCACGCGGAATCTACGGCGTCGGCGACACGGCCCTGATGCCCCGGCTGACCCGTGCGCTGCGTGCGGGCCGCCTGCCCCGGCTGGTGCGCGGCGAGGTTCACACTGAACTTACGCACGTTCGCAACGTGG
Proteins encoded in this region:
- a CDS encoding NAD-dependent epimerase/dehydratase family protein; amino-acid sequence: MRILVTGATGFLGGVTARELVRHGHTVMGLGRNAARGAALEADGVRFMQADLRTPAEWLPALNGTDAVLHAAARSTLWGRWPDFMADNVTVSREVARACAARGLRLVHISTPSVYNAMRLSHHVPETTPVGPRFDSLYAHSKYLAELEVTLAHPEATMLRPRGIYGVGDTALMPRLTRALRAGRLPRLVRGEVHTELTHVRNVAHAARLALEHPAPGVFNITDGVPVPIWATLDALADALGVARPARYVPARLAENAARVLELAARLHPARPEPTLTAGGVRLLTRPMTLDLTRARERLGYAPVIGPQAGLAEVLMAVHA